A window of Leptotrichia wadei contains these coding sequences:
- a CDS encoding TlyA family RNA methyltransferase translates to MKKRLDLILVERELLETREKAKREIMAGNVIVNEQVVTKAGTMFKDDDDLNIRIKNKLKYVSRGGLKLEKAIKTWNLDFKDKLVLDIGASTGGFTDCALQSGAKYVYSVDVGKNQLDWKLRNDERVFSIEEMHIKDLEEKDINNKKVDFIVIDVSFISLTKVIPYFEKFLAENGKIVMLIKPQFEVGKEKIGRNGVVENEEYHDEAIKKVISFSKECGYELIGVEDSPIRGAKGNKEFLMLLKFS, encoded by the coding sequence ATGAAAAAAAGATTGGATTTAATTCTTGTAGAACGGGAGCTTTTGGAAACACGGGAAAAAGCAAAAAGGGAAATAATGGCGGGTAATGTCATTGTAAATGAACAGGTTGTGACAAAGGCGGGAACGATGTTTAAGGACGATGATGATTTAAATATCCGTATCAAGAATAAATTGAAATATGTCAGCCGTGGTGGCTTGAAATTGGAAAAGGCTATAAAAACTTGGAATTTAGATTTTAAGGATAAATTGGTACTTGATATTGGAGCATCTACTGGAGGATTTACAGATTGTGCTTTGCAAAGTGGTGCGAAGTATGTGTATAGTGTGGATGTTGGTAAAAATCAACTTGACTGGAAATTGAGAAATGATGAAAGAGTTTTTTCAATAGAGGAAATGCACATAAAGGATCTCGAGGAAAAAGATATTAATAATAAAAAAGTGGATTTTATAGTAATTGATGTTTCTTTTATTTCTTTGACAAAAGTTATTCCGTATTTTGAAAAGTTTCTTGCAGAAAATGGGAAAATTGTGATGTTAATTAAGCCACAATTTGAAGTTGGAAAGGAAAAAATTGGAAGAAATGGTGTTGTGGAAAATGAAGAATATCATGATGAAGCTATAAAAAAAGTAATTTCTTTTTCAAAAGAATGTGGATATGAATTAATTGGCGTGGAAGATTCGCCAATAAGAGGAGCAAAGGGAAATAAGGAGTTTTTAATGTTATTAAAATTTTCATAA